The DNA sequence tCTTGCTCAATTTTCTCACTTTCACCTTGTCTCTCATAACATCTAAAACTCATTATACCAACTTCTTTTAACTTTCTCTCTCCAAACAAACAAGCACGCATTCTTTACgtgtacatatatataagtaTGTATGTATTCATTGTAAAATAAATACCAAGCATAGCATAGGATTTGAATTTTGGAGAGCTTCAATCGTAATCTGTTGGGGAACTTCTTTAAGATCAAGACAAATCTTTAAGACAAGCTTTAATATAACGTAAAATcatataaaagaaaaacatatacAGCTTGAAGCTTAGTGTTAAAGAAACACGTATAATAAAAGTTCAATTAGGTAAAAGCATAACCATTTACAATGGTCATGAATAAGCTTCACTCCTATGGCATGCCAAGTCTAAATATAATCAAACTCTTATTTGATTCTTCTTAGCAGCCAAATGGAAACCCTTTAACAAAAAAACATGTATTATCAACCAATAACTATGACAACTCGGTGAATTATATACCTTTCTTCCGGCGTTGAAACTCGAAAGGATGAGAACAAGTCAAAAGTATTAGCTCAAGCCCTCAACTTCAGCTGGCATTGCAAAACTTTGCATCTGGGATGACAAAGCATCTGTCATCATGCCCATCAATTTGTTACGTCCTTCGTCAAAGCGCAAATGGTCCTTAGTTCTGTTCCGTTCGGACATTCCAACTTGTGCAGTAGAGGTTGACCCTTGAAAGATTTCTACAATTGTTGTGTGATCAGACATCCTAGCCCGACTATTCTCAAGACCACTTCTCATCCATGCTATATTGTTCAACTCTGTAACAATGGAGATTAATTCATTACTTGGAAAAGAGGGTCCCTCGTCATACTCTATAAAATCGGGTCCCAACAATGAGCTACGAGTTTGACTTTGATTTGAATTTGCACAGCAACCATGGCCACATTGTAAAGGGGTCATAGGCTCACTGCATTTTTCTCGAAAATATTTACAGGACCCAAAATCTGATCTGGAAGCTTGAGACAAAGTCTCATGAGCCGCCACTGTCCTTGGTACAGAAGAATGTttcagtccattcaatggaTCATAAACACTAAATGCACTAATTCGTGCCACTGGACGGGAAATGATAGTATGACGTGGTGTTTCAGAAGCAAGGTTATGATAATTTGCTTCATCAATGCAACCCTGATTTACTTGAGCACTGTTTCCATACTGGAAAGGTCTATTCTCGACTGAAATATCTCCTCCTTCAAGATTCCTAAGTGGATTCATAATTTCCACAGACATGGTCTCTTCTGAAGATGACCTTCTCTTGTCAAGGCTGCCATCAATCACCATCTCCTCAGGGCCAGTGTTGAACCTCCCACACTCAGGGTATTTGCGTTTTAGAGTAGAGTTCCAGTGGTTCTTAATTGCATTATCGGTTCTACCTGGCAGAAGTCTTGCTATTGCTGCCCATTTGTTCCCATGGATTGCATGAGCTGTAACAATAAGACGATCTTCTTCCTCTGTAGAAATTTAAGTTCCAGACAGAGACCAAGAAATATCAGTGAAAATCAGGTATGAAATCCCAAACATATGAAATTGGCAACAAAACATGAAAAGAACATGAGCCCAAATACTGGAAAACATAATAGActtcaaatgaaaaattaaatcagTTTACCACAAGGGGaaggaattttaaatattcatGCTGTCAAGTTATACATAGATCACTAAAAGAATTTAAACATGTCAAAATCTCATGGAAATGGAaaacacaactcaaaatatCAGTTCAACTGGACATGAATATTACAACTTTACTAATTGCAATCAGGAAAAAATAGTATGCGGTAAACATCATCACAGACAAAATGATTGATTTATCTCAATATTTAATACACTCTACAGAAGCCCATTCAAGCAGTTATTGTTTTCCTTACCCAACACTATACTAGACTTATGATACTCTCCTATTCTCTCTTCATATTCTAACTTTAAACAATATCAGTAGCCCATAAGTAAAGAAAAACTCCCTAAATTTGACTGGCATGTATACAGTATCAAACTCAAGTTGCCAAAAAAACAAATGACAGAGCTCTAGCAAGCATTACAATAATATTTACACATATCATGAAAGTTATAAGACCTTGTACAAACATGAGCTCTTTAATCCCATGGTTGACGTGTGTCAGAACCTCTAAATGAACTACAATTACAATGGTGAAACAGAAGAAAAAATGGTTATACAGCTGCTTCTGAAAAGCTTATATTCATCCAAAAGCGTGTGAAAGCACCTCCAACCTTTTCTATTATGGATGCATTAATTCACTTAAAGATATGACAAAAAAATCATAGACTCATGGAACTCATGATTTGTTTTAAAGACGTTAGTTTCATATATTTCTAACTAAACGAAAATGTCCTGTCTCATTaacaaaatgaataaataatccTACATCCTTTTTGTGAGCTCAACATGAACTGTTAAAGAAGGAATGAAATAATAAAGTGAGCAACCAGATAAGTCACAAGATCAAAAAATGAGAGTATGAAGATATGAGAGGCACAAAAAGTCAGAATAACTATAAATTAGAAACCATATCTATAAAGGAATATCTACTCGGTATTTATCAAAAACAAAATGGTcttataaaagaaaaacaaaaaaatacactGCAATGGCATAACAAAAACTTAAGAGGAAGTCCAATTTCATCAAGCAACCTTCAACTAAAAATTTACCAGTAGCATGCATCTTATACAGCTCTGAAAGCCATACATTCAGTAAGAAAGATTAATGCTTAAATTTTCAAACCAACCACTAAAGTGGCAATAAAGCAATGAAAGGCATTGATAGAAAAttgaatttctgcattaaaaaaGGAATCATGTCATGCATTTGGTTTGGTATTCCACAGAAATGACATATATGACTTGTTTCTAAGTGTCTACTCACATACTCTGGAATCTAACTATTACAAAAGCACCCAAACTAGCAACATGgctattgaagaaaaaaaatataactacaaCTGATCAAATGACTCTTCTAACTCCTTCAAGTGATCCGTACATTAAGGCAAAGACTTAACAAATTAATAAGAGTCGGTGTTACAGGAAAGGTATAGGGACTAATTAGTATAAATATGTAAAGTCATTTCACAAAtagagtcaaaaaaaaaaaatgagagaaaattagGAGTATTCCTATTGGAATTTGGTAAGAGTACATTTgatattgttttttttctttaacctATAAAATTGTCTTTATTATTGAATTGCCCAACTCATGGAGTCTCAAGGTAATACAATATCAAACCCACTCTTCAAGTCAGTGCCAAACTCCAATAGCAATACTCTTAATTTTCATTCATTTCATTCATTCATTCTCTATTTATAAAAtgattttacatatttatactAACTAGACAATTTACTAGTTGCCCCGACAAACAAATATAATACTAAAACAATCCCAAAACATCTAAATAACTCAAGCTAAAATCCACATTCCAAAACCTCCAAATACGAACACACAAAATAGGTAAAACCCACACATTATTCAATTCAAAACCCCAAACCAAACCCCACAAACACAGACGCACGCACAAAATAAACAGTCACAAAAAATGAAAGCTACCAGGGTTACATTATAGGCAATGGCGGCTTACCAGTAAAGGGTTTACGCTTAACACAGGGATCGAGCTGATTACACCACCGGAGTCGGCATGACTTTCCAGACCTTCCAGGAATCCCCCGGGCGATCAGGCTCCAATTCCTTGCTCCGAACTTACTCACGAGTCGACTAAGCACAACGTCCTCTTCCGGTGACCATGGTCCCTTCACTCTCCCATCTCCTCCACCATCACCATCACCACTACCAGCACCAACACAGACACGATCACTCACCCTCAACTCCAACAACTCAGCTTCACCGCCGCCTCCACCGCCTAGTTTCAACCCATCAGTGCGGTCATCGTCGTTGGAAACTGCATCGTTTGGCACAGTCATGGTTCGGTTGGTTTGTTTGTTTTcgactctctctcttctctcccTGATTCGATGAGAGGGAgtgaaaatgttattttatcATTACCTACCCGCCTAAGCCTAACTGCAAAttgaggggtattttgggaaacaaaGCTTGCAACTATTTCGACTTCCCCACTTTTGGCCCCTTAAGCAAGTCGTTTATTTCATTGTAAATGACCGAGATGTCCTTTTCATGGTACACTGTTTGAGCTGTTTGAATGAGTCCAACGACATCGTTTTGCGGCTGTTGAGATTCTCCTTTTCGGAATAGAGAAATGAGGTGAGAGGACTTTGGTTGACAGACATGGGCATTGGGCGCTTTAATATTGATTAATATCCGTAATTACGGGTTCGGGACAGTTTGTGGGGTAGAGCTGTATTTTAAATGGTTACTTTATTTGTTTACGTACGGGAGGAGAATATTTTGCAACCACACCtcacattttaataattttaatttaaaaacaaaaattactaaaaagcAATCAAAGTCTCTAACAAAATTTCTAttactttatatattatttttttagtttttttttttaatttatggtttgaatttttaaaataattttttccggTAATTTTTATATGGGTTGCTATACGATTTTTGGTTGCAATTTAGATTGCTCTGCTAGTTACAATATGTGTTTTTATGTAGAACTCTGTAAAAATGcagaaaaaaactgttttgaagtgtaaaaatgcaAAAGCCTCATTCTTTAAATGTGTTAAAATCTTTTATAGGGGTGGGTATCATCCAATTCAATCAAATTGAATCGAACTCAtccaattcaatctaattacaaaaagttggatatccaattacaattggattgaATGTTAAAAGTCGGATTCTAATTGAATTGAATCGattattggatgtcaatctcaaaattcAGTTAAAAATTGATCtaatctaattatatttatgtatgttaaaaaattatttatataataaaaaatgttgaaaaatataatatatattaattaaatttttattagattttttttgtatgttgaatttgtaatacttgattgttttgtgtatttaatttcataatgttttgttttattttattactttgaaatattgttgttttaattatttaaaacttttagctaCATTACACTTGTAACGATGGTATGTTTaaagtattaaacttaaataaaaggtaatacttaatttttatatatttttcttcatatttttaagttaatattaaaatttaggtctgtaattggatatccaattaaaaaatcgatccaatctaattagtaattagattggattggattggattttaaggtctaattggattggataagATGATGATTTTCTAAATCCAATTagtgattggattggatcgaatgAGGAAAAAAGgttagattggatcggatgcccaCCCTTAATCTTTCACATCatcaaaaaaatgtaatattttagtttatctCCTTTTTACATCATCTTTAGCACTCTTACTTCTAAAAACACTGCAATAATATAGCCCCCTTCAGGAATGCTATTATAAATAGGGGAATTTGCTATTATAGCCCAATAGGGCAATAAATATTACAAGAATACAGTTAGTCAACATATTAAACATCTATGTAGCCCAACCGACAAAAATTATAGAAATACCTAGAATCCTAGTAACACCAGGATCGTGTTgagaatattttactaggatctagatttattaacaaatatgttgaattaacatcctaaatatgaatatctctaaaacaataaaattaaacacataagagtttagaaaaccttacattggttgcagcggaatataatgactccttccgctcagatctctaacccttgttcctttctgtcgtagagtattatcaatatgtgagcctggatctctttctctccttcgggtttggttaccaccatcttactcactatgattgagtaattgacttgctatgtgtgggcatggcactctttCACTAAGGCTCGAATTGGATGAATAATGAAGGAGGCTTGAAAACTACATAGAAgatgtctctcatctactattTGTCTGacagagaaaactaggtttgatttggttgaaggcaatagttggatgagatgagagcatcatgttccttttatagtgtttcaactagggcttagggctgaattatatggattaaaaagaataaaatattgggcaaaaattacTCTATGGCCGGCCATAAAGTGGACCATTCTCTATACTTTATTTCAAcaacttatttttcttttaataataccatattttccaactcaaccctataaatgccaaaactatttatttaataattataattaatcatcaaataaattatcatttatattatttattaaatagaccatacaaagtctcttaattaataaattgaccccaaaacatcttttctttacaattaagctcttgcttagtgaaaagtcataaataagacataatataattttagaattataattgattaattaaaatcaattaactcaatctgcaagcagtattatcttaactagtgaggggaccatggacctatataaccgagctttcaataggtagatttagaatttaccaagtaccTAACATATTAATTCTGTCTTATACCACTAtatatttggaattgaatagcactctcaattatatagaactctctatatgtaccatgatatagataccttatgattatccattgttataatcctaatagtcaaagatcctctatagatgatctacatcgaaaagagacaaatttaccgttctacccttcaatgtattttatccttaaaatacttagttacctataaatgatatttcagtaaacttatataattactgaaacgagatctcaatcatttatttctattcagccgaactcgaaggaaattatcgtttcacttctaaatacttatagaagctatagattccatatctatgattagcgctcccactcaattaaactaccatgttcccaagatgtaaatatccgcCAGAACCATtggttagcttccacgaacaacttgaagaacataaataatacaactaagttgaacctaaccatatcaagattaagatccatagacctaagatcaaccattgatattgacttagaaagatataacggtaagtttatgatatcttattcaagttcaatatcggttccttccaatgtatactccatacatccgatactggtaaactttgccaatgctctggaaatgacataacacttatccaaggtgtaagtatactttatcgcgattatcatgccagtctaaatccagtgaactgacaaatcatgggaattaaactttttaacatataatcatgattatattccactgtgctgacgacactataatcatgaacaaatatatatgttctggacttaatagaatttatacattaaacataatcatgaaataagtcATGAGAACCATGAAACATAAAATGcgatttctaatcttttattaattagtaaatctgattatattgaaatgagttttatttagggcacaaaactcaaCAGATCGTACCAGAGAAACAAATGAAACCAGCGATGATAAGAGTTCAGCTATGATGAAACAACTCCGACCACCAAGACACCAATAATTCTAGCGACCAAGACACCATTAATTCTGGTGAATCGCGACCTGAAAAAAATAGAATCTCAAATGAAAAAGTAACCCAAATCGAttgattaaatttttttcagAAAATGGGTTTGAAATGTAAACTCAATCttgaaaattaattcaaattccaaaaatttaattattgtaaattaaatttataaattcttAAGATGTAGACAGATAAGAAGTAGATCTTAAGTTTTTCAATTGATATAAATTCGGTATCATCCATATAATACTTATCACTTCAATATCTAAATTATAATTGTTGCATcaatgttattttttggaacttCAATCTCAAGATTATTCAATTCCAATCACGACAATAAACTAGATTTACGTTCATCTCGCGTCATGAAATTGGcaacctaattttgatatttgcaTTGCATATCATTGTCATATAGTTTCCCAATAGTTTTACTGATGCTCAAAGAATTGATGTAACAATACTTGCACATTGATCATGCTACACtatttttagtgttatttacGTGTATTTTACATAGACAATCCAACACATGCTCTAATAATAACAATTCTAGGGCCAGTTTGGTACAACTGTGTTGTGGAAAAAACCAGCTGCagctgtgctgtgagaaaaagTAGCTGCAGCAAAACTGTAAAAAAAACTGAGCTCaatgtttggtaaattataaatttcaaaGTATGTGAGTTATTAAGATAtattataatgataatgataatgttataatctagtttattataatcacaaatttgtaaaaaattattttatataatattttatttttttttcaaatataaatttatatgcatttgataaaaataatttatagtatttttgcattatgttttatcaaatgtaaaaaaaattagaaaatcaaGTATGTAagaaattttttaagttgatgttgtttgttaatattaaaataaaatataatttattttttcaaaaaaaaataagaaatttaatcattatttattttaaatatttttatttttttcatcaatatgatttttgtacaaaaaaatttattatactcttttaatcaaaataattttttctagaAATTGGATTAGAGCAGCTTTAGCTTTTAGTTGTAGCTTCtccaaaaattcttcaaaaaactattttttgattGCTTACCAAACATATTTTTATCACAGTTTTTTCAAAAAGTAACTTTTAGCTTTTTCAAAAGCTGTACCAAACGAGCCCCTAATATGGTaagtttattcatattttaatggtgACTGAGTTAAGGTTGATTTTTAGTGTTTTTACAATTGATTCTTCACAAAATAACCTTAACTACAAGTTGTTGTTCATCAGTTCAATAATAGTTggttaaatttttcttattaatattcAAATATATGGTTCATTCATAGTTGTGAATACGTTGTTTATGCGTTGTCCAATATTCGTCTTAGAAATatcttataataaaaaattcagGGATTAAAATTGGTGATGCAAGACtcatataaagaaaaatttattattgtaagtttgtttatattaataaaaagattttttttttgttgtttttaagttATTTAATAGTCGCCTAACAAAACATATTATAGAAATATCTACTGATGTACCATGTATTATCAACCTCTGTTGTGTTTCAGTTGCcttacaattttttaataacTGATTGTCCATActtgtattttcaaaatttcaagaaatGACACCAATTCCATTTCTGATACAGCTCAATGACAATTTATGCGCTAGTCATAACCTTTGATTTTCCTTTTTCGTTAGATaggttataaataaaaaattacaattgtttgatccctttctcgtcagaaaggtttgatcaagGCGTTATAACGATTCGACCCCTTTTccgtcaaaaaggtttggtcagggAGTTATAACAGTTCGACCCCTTTTCCATCAAAAAAGTTTGGTCGAGGCCcttaaaagttttcaaaaaaatttattttttgaaatgatggGTTTGCATTTGTACTATGTATTTCCAGATCAATTCCggttaattatacatatatgcCCCTCAAGTAATTTCAAAGGGTTTATGCTTTATAATTACTTGTTTGAAagaaatgattattttattcacaACTGAAGTTCAAAATATTTCATCAGCAATGTGATTTACAATAATTAATCTCATGAGAACTTCCCTAGTTAAATCgattattttatcaatcttctagGAGCAcctggttttgataaaactaGTTTTGATGTCCAGGGTCAATCTCTCACATACTCCCTCAATTGTTTCAATATCTAGGGTCAATCCTTGACATATCCCGGGGCTCCAGGTGAAGTAATCCTGGTTTTGTCTTTGGCTGCTACTGGTTGACAGCCAACTTTTCTCATGACAGCTTGATATGGAAACCACAGCGGGTTGATATCTACTCATGACGCAAAGTTTTTCTTTAGAAAATTTGCTTTACCGTAGTAGTTGCCCCTTGTATTCCCGTGAGTTGCTCCCTCTCGGGATAACCGAGATGTCCCTTCCTCTTACAGAGGAGGGTTATAATCCCGGGTCGCTCGAGTTATTGGGCAGATCGAGCTGATCATGGACATCGCCCTGCCCCTTTATCTATCGTTGGAAGTGTCCTTGCAATATGAGACcttctatctcatctttcagCTGACA is a window from the Cannabis sativa cultivar Pink pepper isolate KNU-18-1 chromosome 1, ASM2916894v1, whole genome shotgun sequence genome containing:
- the LOC115708186 gene encoding transcription factor MYB1 gives rise to the protein MTVPNDAVSNDDDRTDGLKLGGGGGGEAELLELRVSDRVCVGAGSGDGDGGGDGRVKGPWSPEEDVVLSRLVSKFGARNWSLIARGIPGRSGKSCRLRWCNQLDPCVKRKPFTEEEDRLIVTAHAIHGNKWAAIARLLPGRTDNAIKNHWNSTLKRKYPECGRFNTGPEEMVIDGSLDKRRSSSEETMSVEIMNPLRNLEGGDISVENRPFQYGNSAQVNQGCIDEANYHNLASETPRHTIISRPVARISAFSVYDPLNGLKHSSVPRTVAAHETLSQASRSDFGSCKYFREKCSEPMTPLQCGHGCCANSNQSQTRSSLLGPDFIEYDEGPSFPSNELISIVTELNNIAWMRSGLENSRARMSDHTTIVEIFQGSTSTAQVGMSERNRTKDHLRFDEGRNKLMGMMTDALSSQMQSFAMPAEVEGLS